The Triticum dicoccoides isolate Atlit2015 ecotype Zavitan chromosome 6A, WEW_v2.0, whole genome shotgun sequence genome has a window encoding:
- the LOC119314841 gene encoding protein SAWADEE HOMEODOMAIN HOMOLOG 2-like: MTGQPPRLVFRFTQAEVAKMEEVLRELDAKPKRPVIQGLIDHFNASPDRSGDGKVPVQYNQVRNWFHNRRSAQSQRSRKMMLPPVNEEHHPVAGSYSGNISSDGGHVQFEAKSARNGAWYDVAAFLSHRFIDTRDPEVLVRFCWLGPEEDEWIDVCKGVRLRSLQCVAVLPGDLILCFKEGKEQACYFDAHVLQVQRRRHDIRGCRCRFLVCYDHDHSEEFVPLSMVCCRPMHQTTQKPHKMMSINTDKVTGGAVPIPPDQGGPSDKAVAPLLDTPTSTRSYSVADVEMGDAEAAPNSEAANEAHDDTMNLGV; encoded by the exons ATGACGGGGCAGCCGCCAAGGCTCGTGTTCCGGTTCACCCAGGCGGAGGTCGCCAAGATGGAGGAGGTCCTCCGTGAGCTCGACGCCAAGCCCAAGCGTCCTGTCATCCAGGGCCTAATCGATCACTTCAACGCCTCCCCGGACCGCTCAGGCGACGGCAAGGTCCCCGTCCAGTACAATCAG GTGAGGAATTGGTTCCATAACCGGAGGTCCGCGCAATCCCAGCGGTCCAGGAAGATGATGCTACCCCCTGTTAACGAGGAACACCACCCAGTGGCCGGATCCTACTCAG GGAATATTTCTTCGGATGGTGGTCATGTCCAGTTTGAAGCAAAGTCGGCTAGAAATGGAGCATG GTACGATGTTGCTGCCTTTCTGTCCCACAGGTTCATTGACACGAGGGACCCG GAAGTACTAGTTCGATTTTGTTGGCTTGGACCTGAGGAGGATGAATGGATTGATGTTTGTAAAGGTGTGAGACTGCGTTCTCTTCAATGTGTTGCTGTGCTTCCTGGGGATCTCATTCTTTGTTTTAAG GAAGGCAAAGAGCAGGCCTGCTATTTTGATGCGCATGTTCTTCAAGTTCAAAGACGCAGGCATGACATAAGGGGGTGCCGCTGCAGGTTTCTTGTTTGTTATGATCATGATCACTCTGAG GAGTTTGTTCCACTGAGCATGGTATGCTGTCGACCAATGCACCAGACAACCCAAAAGCCACACAAAATGATGAGTATCAACACTGACAAGGTGACCGGGGGCGCGGTTCCCATTCCACCAGATCAAGGAGGGCCATCTGACAAGGCGGTTGCTCCCTTACTAGACACACCTACTAGCACCCGCAGCTATTCAGTGGCAGATGTTGAGATGGGGGATGCGGAGGCTGCCCCAAACAGTGAAGCTGCAAATGAAGCACATGACGACACGATGAATCTGGGAGTGTAG